The Kineothrix sp. MB12-C1 genome includes a window with the following:
- a CDS encoding ABC transporter substrate-binding protein: MKKALMLITSLTLILLFIAGCGNQGSSQESNAQTENILSEENIAEEAELESLSEEHSQDLMDKEEALTDIRVMALKGPTAMGLVKLMDEAEGGSVNSNNYDFSIVASVDEVMPKLVQGEVDIAAVPANLASVLYNNTQKQVQVLAINTLGVLYIVDTGNTVHSVGDLTGRTIYASGKGATPEYALNYILMENGIDPEKDVTIEWKSEHTECVAALTASSQESEIALLPQPFVTTAQAKNDKIRIALDLNQEWDKVQTEDGDSSALLTGVIIVRTEFAKEYPDAVNAFLDSYKESVSYVNGNIEDAAALIEKFDIVPAAVASKALPYCNITFIEGTEMQEQLSGYLNVLMEQNEKAVGGAVPEDDFYYRR; the protein is encoded by the coding sequence ATGAAGAAAGCACTCATGTTAATAACCAGCCTAACCTTAATTCTATTATTTATAGCTGGCTGTGGTAATCAGGGAAGTTCTCAGGAAAGCAACGCGCAGACTGAAAATATTCTTTCAGAGGAGAACATTGCAGAAGAGGCGGAGTTGGAAAGTCTCTCCGAAGAGCATTCCCAGGACTTGATGGATAAAGAAGAAGCGCTAACAGATATTCGTGTGATGGCTTTGAAAGGGCCGACAGCGATGGGCTTAGTAAAGCTGATGGATGAAGCGGAAGGCGGAAGTGTGAACAGCAATAATTATGACTTTTCCATCGTTGCTTCTGTGGACGAGGTAATGCCGAAACTTGTTCAGGGAGAGGTGGATATTGCAGCAGTTCCGGCAAACTTAGCTTCGGTACTTTATAATAATACGCAGAAACAAGTGCAAGTCCTTGCAATTAATACATTGGGAGTGCTTTACATTGTGGATACAGGCAACACTGTTCATTCGGTCGGTGACCTAACGGGGAGGACGATATATGCCAGCGGAAAAGGAGCTACTCCTGAATATGCGCTCAATTATATTCTCATGGAGAACGGAATTGACCCTGAAAAGGATGTAACTATCGAATGGAAGTCTGAGCATACGGAGTGCGTGGCGGCTCTTACTGCGTCTTCACAGGAAAGTGAGATCGCTTTGCTTCCCCAGCCTTTCGTTACAACTGCACAGGCAAAGAATGATAAGATAAGAATTGCTTTGGATCTAAATCAAGAATGGGATAAAGTGCAGACAGAGGACGGGGATTCTAGCGCATTGCTCACGGGAGTCATTATTGTAAGAACTGAGTTCGCGAAGGAATATCCGGATGCGGTAAATGCCTTTCTGGATTCTTATAAGGAATCCGTATCCTATGTAAATGGGAATATAGAGGATGCAGCCGCCCTTATTGAAAAGTTCGATATTGTTCCGGCAGCAGTAGCAAGCAAGGCCCTTCCCTATTGTAATATTACCTTTATAGAAGGTACTGAAATGCAGGAGCAGTTATCAGGCTATCTGAATGTATTGATGGAACAAAATGAAAAGGCTGTGGGAGGAGCGGTTCCGGAGGATGATTTTTATTACAGGAGATAA
- a CDS encoding ABC transporter permease, whose protein sequence is MIFITGDKPNEKTTKIWAVLLWLTVWEIGARFIGQEVLLVSPVVVLLRLLQLMTVSEFWSSIAFSFLRIIGGFLLALCVGTFLSGISFFSRVIRELVQPLIVVMTTIPVASFIILILIWVPSRNLAVVISFLMVLPIIYKNILEGIGQMDGQLLEMAQVFQVSRRKRLRYLYIPQLMPYFRTAASLSLGLCWKAGVAAEVIGIPKGSIGEKLYEAKIYLQTPDLFAWTLTIIILSVSFEKLFLFFVDKLLLFNH, encoded by the coding sequence ATGATTTTTATTACAGGAGATAAACCGAATGAGAAAACAACAAAAATATGGGCAGTTCTTCTATGGCTTACCGTATGGGAGATAGGGGCCCGTTTCATTGGGCAGGAGGTACTCTTGGTATCTCCTGTTGTTGTATTGCTGCGCCTGCTGCAGCTTATGACGGTTTCAGAATTCTGGAGTTCCATCGCCTTTTCCTTTTTACGGATTATCGGAGGATTTCTTTTGGCATTGTGTGTCGGAACTTTTCTGTCCGGTATCAGTTTCTTTAGCCGGGTTATCAGGGAGCTGGTACAGCCTCTGATCGTTGTTATGACGACAATACCTGTGGCTTCTTTTATTATTCTCATTTTAATCTGGGTGCCTTCCCGCAATCTTGCAGTGGTCATTTCATTTCTTATGGTATTGCCGATTATCTATAAGAATATTCTGGAAGGAATAGGACAGATGGACGGACAACTTTTGGAAATGGCACAGGTTTTCCAAGTGTCTCGACGTAAACGTCTTCGATACCTTTATATACCTCAGCTCATGCCGTATTTTAGAACGGCAGCCTCTTTGTCCCTTGGACTTTGCTGGAAGGCAGGAGTGGCAGCGGAAGTTATTGGGATTCCGAAAGGTTCCATTGGAGAGAAGCTATATGAGGCTAAGATATATTTGCAGACTCCGGATTTATTCGCATGGACCTTAACTATTATCATATTGAGTGTCAGTTTTGAGAAGTTATTCCTATTTTTTGTGGATAAGTTGTTACTATTCAACCATTAG